A segment of the Molothrus ater isolate BHLD 08-10-18 breed brown headed cowbird chromosome 28, BPBGC_Mater_1.1, whole genome shotgun sequence genome:
CCAGGGTGACCttgcccagcaccagctgcactTTTCCTGACTTTCGGATGAGCAGCTTCCCCACCTGGCCCTCGGGGAGGTTGGCCAGGGTGCAGATGTTCTCTGCCTGCTTGgcctcctgcacagcacagagggactGGGATCATCCcactgggattgggatcagcCCCTGGGATTGGGATCATCCCCCCTGGGACTGGGATCATCCCACTGGGACTGGGATCATCCCCTGGGATTGGGATCATCCCCCCTGGGACTGGGATCATCCcactgggattgggatcagcCCCTGGGACTGGGATCATCCCCCCTGGGATTGGGATCATCCTCCCTGGGACTGGGATCATCCCCCCTGGGACTGGGATCATCCCACTGGGACTGGGATCATCCCACTGGGACTGGGATTGGCGTCTGGGACTGGGATCAGCCCCCCTGGGACTGGGATCACTCTATGGGATTGGGATTATCCTGTGAGATTGGGATTACCTACAGGACTGGGATCATACCCTGGGACTGGGATCACACCGTAGGATTGGGATCACAGCATGGGATGGGGGCTGACAGCACCATGGGATGAGGGGACAGCAAAGGATTGGAGGAGAAAGGCCACCACAGGATGGCGGAACAGTGACACCGTGGGATGGAGGGACATCCCAGGATGGGGTGGAAAGGACACCGTGGGATGGAGGGACATCCTCATGGGCTTGGAGGTGACACTACAGAAGGGGAGGGGATGAGAGAACACCCCCCCCATGCCCCTACCTGGCTCTTCTCCTGCttcaccagcagcacctgcccatCCTCgctgtgcagctcagctttgctggGTTTGGAGTCGTGGCTGGGGGGCTGCCCGGGCAGGGtgtcagggagctgcaggaacagcagctcctcctcctgggccaggctcagcctctgcagcagctcagccgCCGACACATCCCGTGGGAACCCGGGGGGGCCCTTGGGCTGGGCCGGCTTGGGATCCTCCTCACACGGCTCCTCCTtcactgcagagggcaggggacagaggggacacccccagcttgtccctgctgtgtgcccagccctgccctgcccagcccagcccagttgttggtgatgatgaggatgagtATGGCGATGAGTAGGGGTCTGAGGCCATATATCATGTTGCAAATTGTAGGACAGATCATGATGGGAACAGTGCAGTGGGGAAGAAGGTAAAGGAGTCTATTTTTAGGCTGATGGAGATTTTGAAGTTTATAATGAACTTTCATTCCCAGAAGGAGGTGAGGCTTTCTGCTCCAGAGTGGATGTAGATTGTTATTGGGATTAGGCTGATTAAGAAGGAGGCTTTGACTGTGTTTGTAATTGTGCTGGGAGTGTTTCTGAGGTTGTTGGATAGAAGAGGAAATAGGATGGGGGTGGAGAGGGTTACTTGGGTAAAGAGTATGAATGTGTTTAGGACCAGTGAGAGGTCCATTACTTTCACTTGGGCTTGCACCAAGATGAGTGGCTCCTAAAACCATTGGATTACTACTATCCTTTGAAAGTAAGGAGACTGAGGTTTTATACTCGGATACAAGAGTTCTTGGTGGTTTtacctctcccagcccagcccagccaaacccaacccaatccaacccaacccagcccagcccagcctggtccagcccagcccagcctaaCCCAATCcaacccagcctggcctggcctggcccaacccaacccaacccaacccaacccaactcaacccaacccagcccaacccagcccagcccagcccagcccagcctaaCCCAATCcaacccagcctggcctggcccaacccaacccaacccaacccaacccagcccagcccagccccacctttCACTGCTGGCGGGTCCAGCTCCATCTTCTCCTCcttggctgcaggcagccatggctgtgtgtcctcctgctctgccacctcctccttGAAGAGCCAGCCCGAGTgggccaggggcagctgcaCCGGCTTGTTCCGGATGTCGTTCTTCAGCCCTGGGTCATCCAGGAActgtggggagagggaggggacaATCAGCACCccggggggcacaggggacactcagcactgccctggtgACACAAGGGACACTCAGcaccactgcagggacacaagGGACACTCAGCACACCgcagtggcacaggggacactcagCGCTGCCCCAGTGACACAAGGGACACTCAGcaccactgcagggacacaagggacactcagcactgccctggaggcacaggggacactcagCACACCCCAGTGGCACCAAAGCCACCCCTTCCATGCCCACTGACATCATCCTTCTGCAGCATCCTCAGGATCTGCTTGGTCTCCTCGTCCgtctccctcttctccttcttgaTGTTGATGATGTGGGAAGGGCCGAAGTCGGACACGTCCACGCTCCTGTCCCAGGagcctgctggggacacaggagcagcccagggtcACCCCAAGGTGGGAACTCCCCAAAAACACCCAGAGGGGAGCTCCCCTTACCTTTCTTCTTCATCATTTCAGCAGGGCCCTGCTCGAAGATGGAGTGGGACTGGATGACCTCGGGCCGGTTCCGGCCCCGGCCGTGCCCGTCCCGCTGCCGCTCCcgctccttcttctccttcttcacCACCACATCCTCCCGGGGCCTGGGGCAGAGCGGGCACAGAACCCCCACATCAGTCACAAAtcaaccccagccctgccccttcctcctgcccctgccaggaaacagggcctgggggcagagCGGGCACAGAACCCCCACATCAGCCCCATATCAACCCCAcatcacccccagccctgcccctgccaggacaCGGGGCCTGGGGGCAGAGTGGGCACATCAGCCCCACATCACCTCACCCCAATATCAGCCCCccatcacccccagccctgcccctgccccttccccctgccaggacacagggcctgggggcagagTGGGCACATCAGCCCCAcatcacccccagccctgcccctgcctctgcccctgcctctgccaggacACGGGGCCTGGGGGCAGAGTGGGCACATCAGCCCCACATCACCTCACCCCAATATCAGCCCCAcatcacccccagccctgtcccctgcccctgtcccttgCCCCTaccccctgccctcagccctccctgctgcccccagcccagcccctgcccctgccaggacacagggccTGGGGCAGAGTGGGCACATCAGCCCCACATCAGCCCCACATCGCCCCTACATCCGCCCCATATTACCCCCACATCAGCCCCATATTACCCCCACATCAGCCCCACATCAGCCCCACATCGCCCCCACATCAGCCCCACATCGCCCCCACATCAGCCCCATATCACCCCCACATCAGCCCCACATCGCCCCCACATCACCCCCACATCAGCCCCATATCACCCCCATATTGCCCCCACATCAACCCCACATCAGCCCCACAtcgcccccagccctgccccctgTCCGCTGCCAGGACATGGGCCTGGGGAAGAGACTTCTGCACATCACCCAGAGATATTGGTGTGCGGATATTTGGGATATTGGTGTGGATATTTAGGATATTTATATGGATTTCTGAGAATTTCCATGGATATCTGAGATATTTACATGAATGTTTGGGATATTTATATGGATATCTGAGAATTCCCGTGGGTATTTGGGGTATTTCCATGGATCAGTGGGATCCCCTCTCACTCCTCCCTTCTCCAGACCAACCAGCCCCACCTCCCACAGTCCCTCCCctcacagagatgctccagaccccaaaccacccctgtgccccccacGTCACCCAGGGGCACCACTCACTCCTCCTTGATCTTCCTGCTGATGATGTTGGGGGTGAAAgttttctgtggggaaaaacagagggaaaaaatcatccccaaatccctcaagctgtcacagccaccccagagccacTCTGGGGACACGGGGTGTGAGATGTGAAATGTGTCAccacatttctcctcacagagaaagcaaggcacaattcttgccaagaatatttctgggtttcacattctctgaacctcagagaaaggaaaaacaattcttatctcatttgctgtgcctgtgtttgtgcaaaaagtaaaatacaacATAAAAATGGTTCccccaaagtgatggtgttttattgccttggcctatcagggccaagtgtgtgtgtgaggtgGGACTGTCAGCTAAAAGTCATGAGAAtctgtgcaggtgtgtgcaaAGTTAAAATACTTAGCAAATCCAGTTTAGatgtaataatataatataatataatataatataatataatataatataatataatataatataatataatataatataatataatataatataatataatataatataatatacaaaCATAGTATGATATAATATAACCAATAAATATAGTATgatataatatactataatatagTATACTATAATATTATAGTAGATTATAGTAGATTATATTATAGTATagtatattaataataaatatagtAAGAAATAATATTATACAATATACTATaaaatactatactatactataatataattaatataatataatataatataatatagcataATAAAGTAATAtgattataataaaataaaataaaataataccataaaatagaatagaatataaataataaatatagtatgatataatatactataatcTAATATACTATAacataatattatattatagtatattatattaacAACAgatatagcataatataatataattaatacaGTATGacattatatttatattacattacattatactgtattatactataaatataatataatataatataatataatataatataatataatataatataatataatataatataatataatattatattatattatattatattatattatattatattatattataaatataattaaacaattaaattaattaaattaattagctattaaaattaatatcaTTAAATTAATTCACCTTCTAATATCAATGAATTTCTCCTCACCATCTCTCCTGCCACGGGGGTCACCCGATTGGATACTGGGTGACCCCAATTTGGGAAAGGGGGGGCGGGGTCTCACCTTTTTGACGCCGCCCAGGGTGAGGTCTCGGGAGCGGATGGAGGGCAGGCGGCCCGGGCTCagggggggcgcgggggggcgcctgcccagcaccccccgggccccccccgGCCGGAGGCTGCCCGGGGAGCCCGAGCTGCCAGAGCCCCCCTCGGCCATCCTGCGGGGAGGGGCCGCGCTCAGGGGGGATGAACCCCAAATGGGCTCAGAACTGCACCCGCCACAGTAATGAACCCCAAATGGGCTCAGAACTGTACCCACCACAGTAATGAACCCCAAATGGGCTCAGAACTGCACCCGCCACAGTAATGAACCCCAAATGGGCTCAGAACTGCACCCGCCACAGTAATGAACCCCAAATGGGCTCAGAACTGCACCCGCCACAGTAATGAACCCCCAAATGGGCTCAGAACTGCACCCGCCACAGTAATGAACCCCAAATGGGCTCAGAACTGCACCCGCCACAGTAATGAACCCCAAATGGGCTCAGAACTGCACCCACCACAGGAATGAACCCCAAATGGGCTCAGAACTGCACCCGCCACAGTAATGAACCCCAAATGGGCTCAGAACTGCACCCACCACAGTAATGAACCCTAAATGGGCTCAGAACTGCACCCAGCCCAACACTGATCCCCCAAATGGGCTCAGAACTGCACCCGCCACAGTAATGAACCCCAAATGGGCTCAGAACTGCACCCGCCACAGTAATGAACCCCAAATGGGCTCAGAACTGCACTCACCACAGTAATGAACCCCAAATGGGC
Coding sequences within it:
- the POLR3D gene encoding DNA-directed RNA polymerase III subunit RPC4 isoform X2 → MRSVGGEPVAARAGMAEGGSGSSGSPGSLRPGGARGVLGRRPPAPPLSPGRLPSIRSRDLTLGGVKKKTFTPNIISRKIKEEPREDVVVKKEKKERERQRDGHGRGRNRPEVIQSHSIFEQGPAEMMKKKGSWDRSVDVSDFGPSHIINIKKEKRETDEETKQILRMLQKDDFLDDPGLKNDIRNKPVQLPLAHSGWLFKEEVAEQEDTQPWLPAAKEEKMELDPPAVKVKEEPCEEDPKPAQPKGPPGFPRDVSAAELLQRLSLAQEEELLFLQLPDTLPGQPPSHDSKPSKAELHSEDGQVLLVKQEKSQEAKQAENICTLANLPEGQVGKLLIRKSGKVQLVLGKVTLDVTMGTPCSFLQELVSVGIGDNRTGEMMVLGHVRHKLVCSPDFEALLEHRHR
- the POLR3D gene encoding DNA-directed RNA polymerase III subunit RPC4 isoform X1; translation: MRSVGGEPVAARAGMAEGGSGSSGSPGSLRPGGARGVLGRRPPAPPLSPGRLPSIRSRDLTLGGVKKKTFTPNIISRKIKEEPREDVVVKKEKKERERQRDGHGRGRNRPEVIQSHSIFEQGPAEMMKKKAGSWDRSVDVSDFGPSHIINIKKEKRETDEETKQILRMLQKDDFLDDPGLKNDIRNKPVQLPLAHSGWLFKEEVAEQEDTQPWLPAAKEEKMELDPPAVKVKEEPCEEDPKPAQPKGPPGFPRDVSAAELLQRLSLAQEEELLFLQLPDTLPGQPPSHDSKPSKAELHSEDGQVLLVKQEKSQEAKQAENICTLANLPEGQVGKLLIRKSGKVQLVLGKVTLDVTMGTPCSFLQELVSVGIGDNRTGEMMVLGHVRHKLVCSPDFEALLEHRHR